In the Theobroma cacao cultivar B97-61/B2 chromosome 1, Criollo_cocoa_genome_V2, whole genome shotgun sequence genome, one interval contains:
- the LOC18611012 gene encoding uncharacterized protein LOC18611012: protein MAKPTKLFSWCSLLMAIMFGFSSSVQLNDPDWFFWFPLYACACVVNLVNWRNSSKGAIRHIAKVALFLAVFLFVKVVIEDSLTKIAGFWSLDLTERVVREKTGSALVIISMILHLKAISDPTDLKQRKKKNKIGRLVEYGMAFVVAFSYGLPFVFFVVQKGEMRF, encoded by the exons ATGGCAAAACCCACAAAGCTATTCAGCTGGTGTTCTCTGCTAATGGCAATCAtgtttggtttttcttcatctGTCCAGTTGAATGATCCTG ATTGGTTCTTCTGGTTTCCCCTCTATGCTTGTGCTTGTGTTGTTAATCTGGTAAATTGGAGAAACTCCAGTAAAGGAGCGATCAGGCATATCGCAAAAGTAGCACTGTTTCTTGCAGTGTTCTTGTTTGTTAAGGTTGTGATTGAAGATTCTTTGACTAAGATAGCAGGATTCTGGTCATTAGATTTGACTGAGAGGGTTGTTAGGGAGAAAACTGGTAGTGCCTTGGTTATCATCTCTATGATTTTGCATCTCAAAGCTATATCAGACCCAACAGATCTCAagcaaaggaagaagaagaacaaaattgGAAGACTTGTTGAATATG GAATGGCATTCGTGGTGGCTTTCAGCTACGGGCTTCCCTTCGTCTTCTTTGTGGTTCAGAAAGGGGAAATGAGGTTTTGA
- the LOC18611013 gene encoding histone-lysine N-methyltransferase SUVR5 — MEVLPCSGVQYVADSDCAQQSSGSTVIFDGESKHLEHRKEVQVADGRMDELLLGVEGNPMERQDEGQGTRDELPISEEHHSGSSYYDAQAEGQRLSCGSHDYEDDDSNAQNCCTGPYLPSENSNLIVDTIESELLSNNREGELSLSEPKWLERDESVALWVKWRGKWQAGIRCARADWPLSTLKAKPTHDRKQYFVIFFPHTRNYSWADMLLVRSINEFPQPIAYRSHKVGLKMVRDLTVARRYIMQKLAVGMLNIIDQFHCEALIETARNVIVWKEFAMEASHCSGYSDLGKMLLKLQSMILQRYINADWLQESFHSWVQQCQNAHSAELIELLKEELFDSILWNEVRSLGDAPVQPTLGSEWKTWKHEVMKLFSTSHPVSTAGDIEHRNSDGPLNTNLQVCRKRPKLEVRRAETHASQVQSNGSDQTMTVEIDSDFFSSRDAVDVNMLTPELCKKEDEREETTTMDASNNLTDRWENIVVEARHSELIHTKDVEIKPASEEVKSTSTLNIQPKEVELTPVNEAVVKKSIDTGSKNRQCIAFIESKGRQCVRWANDGDVYCCVHLASRFIGSSGKAEVTPPVDTPMCEGTTVLGTRCKHRSLYGSSFCKKHRPKNDANNISHSLEHTHKRKHVEIIPSSETTYCRDIVLVGDSESPLQVEPVSVIDGDAFHERNSLIEKPEHFSKDHDHHCIGLYSHSGFDPCHESPKRLSLYCDKHLPSWLKRARNGKSRIVSKEVFLDLLKDCYSLEQKLHLHQACELFYKLFKSILSLRNPVPVEVQLQWALSEASKDFRVGEILMKLVYSEKERLQRLWGFTGNEGAPLSSFVEEPVPLPLAINDSFDDDKTIKCKICSVEFLDDQQLGTHWMENHKKEAQWLFRGYACAICLDSFTNKKVLESHVQERHHVQFVEQCMLLRCIPCGSHFGNTEELWLHVLSVHPVDFRLSRVAQQHNLSAGDESPLKLELRNSASLENNSENVGSFRKFICRFCSLKFDLLPDLGRHHQAAHMGPSLASSRPPKRGVRYYAYKLKSGRLSRPRFKKGLGAVSYRIRNRATATMKKHLQASKSIDTDIISVQPHATKTANLGRLAEFHCSAIAKILFSKIHKTKPRPNNLDILSIARSSCCKVSLRASLEEKYGVLPECMYLKAAKLCSEHNIQVEWHQEEFVCVNGCKPVKDPDFLSPLMPLPNGFGGHQSGDSLDHADEEWELDECHYIIDSQHFKQWPMQKASVFCDDISFGKESVRVACVVDDDLSDFLCISGDSSDEQNARSSMPWKNFTYVTKSMLHQSLDLDTESLQLRCTCSNSTCCPETCDHVYLFDNDYEDARDIYGKPMRGRFPYDDKGRIILEEGYLVYECNHMCSCSRSCPNRVLQNGVGLKLEVFKTKNKGWGVRAGEPILSGTFVCEYIGEILDEQEANNRLTRYGRDGCNYMYNIDSHINDMSRLIEGQVRYIIDATKYGNVSRFINHSCSPNLVNHQVLVDSMDCQRAHIGLYASQDIAMGEELTYDYRYELLPGQGYPCQCGASTCRGRLY, encoded by the exons ATGGAAGTGCTCCCCTGTTCTGGTGTTCAGTATGTTGCGGATTCTGATTGTGCTCAACAGAGTTCAGGAAGTACTGTAATCTTTGACGGAGAATCTAAACACTTGGAACATAGAAAAGAAGTTCAAGTGGCAGATGGTAGGATGGATGAGTTATTGCTAGGTGTGGAAGGGAATCCAATGGAAAGACAGGATGAAGGTCAAGGCACAAGGGATGAATTGCCTATTTCGGAAGAACACCACAGTGGATCTTCATATTATGATGCTCAGGCAGAGGGCCAAAGATTATCTTGTGGATCACATGATTATGAAGATGATGATTCAAATGCACAGAATTGTTGCACTGGACCTTATTTGCCATCTGAAAACTCTAATTTAATCGTGGATACCATAGAAAGTGAATTGCTGAGCAACAACAGGGAGGGAGAGCTGTCTCTTTCAGAGCCTAAGTGGTTAGAGCGTGACGAATCTGTGGCATTGTGGGTCAAG TGGAGAGGAAAATGGCAGGCTGGAATCAGATGTGCAAGGGCGGACTGGCCATTATCGACTTTAAAAGCAAAACCGACTCATGATCGGAAGCAGTATTTTGTGATATTTTTTCCTCATACCAGGAATTATTCTTGGGCAGACATGTTACTTGTCCGGTCCATTAATGAGTTCCCTCAGCCAATTGCATATAGGAGTCATAAAGTTGGACTAAAAATGGTTAGAGATTTGACTGTTGCAAGGCGCTACATAATGCAAAAGCTAGCTGTTGGGATGCTGAATATAATTGATCAGTTTCATTGTGAG GCTTTGATAGAGACAGCACGAAATGTGATTGTCTGGAAGGAATTTGCTATGGAGGCTTCACACTGTAGTGGTTATTCTGATCTTGGAAAGATGCTTTTGAAGCTTCAAAGT ATGATATTGCAGCGCTACATAAATGCTGACTGGCTTCAAGAATCGTTTCACTCATGGGTACAACAATGTCAGAATGCACATAGTGCTGAATTAATTGAATTGCTAAAGGAG GAATTGTTTGATTCTATACTGTGGAATGAGGTTAGGTCTCTTGGGGATGCACCTGTGCAGCCCACACTTGGTTCTGAGTGGAAAACCTGGAAGCATGAAGTTATGAAGTTGTTCTCAACTTCTCATCCTGTATCTACTGCTGGAGATATTGAGCATCGGAACAGTGATGGTCCCTTGAACACAAATCTTCAAGTTTGCAGGAAGAGGCCCAAACTTGAAGTACGTCGTGCAGAGACACATGCCTCGCAGGTGCAAAGCAATGGTTCAGATCAAACTATGACAGTTGAAATTGACTCTGATTTTTTTAGTAGCCGAGATGCTGTAGATGTCAATATGCTAACACCAGAACTTTGTAAAAAGGAGGATGAGAGGGAGGAAACCACGACGATGGACGCATCAAATAATTTGACTGATAGATGGGAGAATATTGTGGTTGAAGCAAGGCATTCTGAGCTCATCCACACTAAAGATGTTGAAATAAAACCAGCAAGTGAAGAGGTCAAGAGCACCTCAACTCTGAACATTCAGCCAAAGGAAGTGGAGTTGACACCTGTGAATGAAGCAGTTGTTAAGAAATCCATAGATACTGGGAGTAAAAACCGGCAATGCATAGCATTTATAGAGTCTAAGGGAAGGCAGTGTGTGAGGTGGGCAAATGATGGGGATGTTTATTGTTGCGTGCATTTGGCCTCTCGTTTTATTGGTAGCTCTGGCAAAGCAGAAGTGACTCCCCCTGTTGATACACCAATGTGTGAAGGTACCACCGTGCTTGGCACTAGATGCAAGCATCGTTCCCTATATGGCTCCTCATTCTGCAAGAAACACAGACCCAAAAATGATGCAAATAATATCTCACATTCTCTGGAGCACACACATAAAAGGAAGCATGTGGAGATTATTCCCAGTTCAGAAACCACGTATTGCAGAGATATAGTTTTGGTGGGAGACAGTGAAAGTCCCCTGCAAGTGGAGCCAGTGTCAGTAATTGATGGTGATGCCTTCCATGAAAGAAACAGCTTAATTGAGAAGCCTGAACATTTCAGTAAAGATCATGATCATCATTGCATAGGCTTATACTCCCATAGCGGTTTTGATCCTTGTCATGAAAGTCCTAAACGGCTTTCATTATACTGTGATAAACACCTTCCGAGCTGGCTCAAGCGTGCAAGGAATGGTAAGAGTAGGATAGTTTCGAAAGAAGTGTTTCTAGATCTTTTGAAGGACTGCTATTCACTTGAGCAAAAATTGCATTTACACCAAGCATGTGAACTTTTCTACAAGCTctttaaaagtattttatcTCTAAGAAACCCAGTTCCTGTGGAAGTCCAACTTCAGTGGGCCCTTTCTGAAGCATCAAAAGATTTTAGAGTtggggaaattttgatgaagttAGTTTACAGTGAAAAGGAGAGACTCCAAAGGTTATGGGGCTTCACTGGCAACGAAGGTGCACCTCTGTCCTCTTTTGTGGAAGAACCAGTTCCATTGCCATTGGCCATAAATGATAGCTTTGATGATGATAAGACTATTAAGTGCAAAATATGCTCAGTGGAATTTCTTGATGACCAGCAACTTGGCACACACTGGATGGAGAATCATAAAAAAGAAGCACAATGGTTGTTTAGAGGTTATGCTTGTGCAATTTGCCTGGATTCATTTACTAACAAGAAAGTTTTGGAGTCCCATGTTCAGGAGAGACACCATGTGCAATTTGTTGAACAGTGCATGCTTCTTCGATGCATTCCCTGTGGCAGCCATTTTGGCAATACTGAGGAATTATGGTTGCATGTGCTGTCAGTTCATCCTGTTGATTTTAGACTGTCAAGGGTTGCTCAACAGCATAATTTATCTGCAGGTGATGAATCTCCACTGAAACTTGAGCTCAGAAATTCAGCTTCTTTGGAGAATAATTCAGAGAATGTAGGCAGTTTTCGAAAGTTTATTTGCAGGTTTTGCAGCTTGAAGTTTGATTTGCTGCCTGATCTTGGTCGCCACCACCAGGCCGCGCACATGGGACCTAGTTTAGCTAGCTCTCGCCCCCCAAAGAGAGGGGTTCGTTATTATgcttataaattaaaatctgGGAGACTTAGCCGCCCTAGATTCAAGAAAGGTCTTGGGGCAGTATCATATAGGATAAGGAACAGGGCAACTGCAACTATGAAAAAACACCTCCAGGCATCAAAATCGATTGACACTGACATCATTAGTGTACAGCCTCATGCAACAAAGACAGCAAATCTTGGTAGATTAGCAGAATTCCACTGCTCAGCCATtgcaaaaatattattttccaaaattcataaaacaaaacCGCGACCTAATAACTTAGACATTTTGTCTATTGCTCGCTCGTCTTGTTGCAAAGTGAGCCTCAGAGCCTCATTGGAGGAGAAGTATGGAGTTTTACCAGAATGTATGTACCTTAAGGCGGCCAAACTTTGCAGTGAGCACAACATTCAAGTCGAGTGGCACCAAGAGGAATTTGTATGTGTAAATGGATGTAAGCCTGTCAAGGACCCAGATTTTCTGTCCCCATTGATGCCTCTTCCTAATGGTTTTGGGGGCCACCAATCAGGAGATTCCTTGGATCATGCAGATGAGGAGTGGGAACTGGATGAGTGTCACTATATCATCGATTCACAACATTTTAAACAATGGCCCATGCAGAAGGCCAGTGTCTTTTGTGATGATATAAGCTTTGGGAAGGAATCTGTTCGAGTAGCTTGTGTGGTTGATGATGATCTTTCTGATTTTCTTTGTATCTCTGGTGATAGTTCCGATGAACAAAATGCTAGATCCTCCATGCCTTGGAAGAACTTTACTTATGTTACAAAATCTATGCTTCATCAATCCCTTGATCTTGATACTGAG AGTTTGCAACTCAGGTGCACCTGTTCCAATTCAACATGCTGTCCTGAGACATGTGATCATGTATATCTCTTTGACAATGATTATGAAGATGCAAGAGACATATATGGGAAACCCATGCGTGGCAGATTTCCATATGATGACAAAGGGCGAATTATCTTGGAG GAGGGCTACCTTGTCTATGAATGCAATCACATGTGTAGCTGCAGTAGGTCATGTCCAAATAGGGTTTTGCAAAATGGAGTAGGACTGAAATTGGAAGTATTCAAAACAAAGAATAAG GGCTGGGGAGTCAGGGCTGGTGAACCAATTCTGAGTGGCACATTTGTATGTGAGTACATTGGTGAGATCTTAGATGAGCAGGAGGCAAACAATAGGCTTACCAG GTATGGTAGAGACGGTTGCAACTACATGTATAACATTGATTCTCATATCAATGATATGAGCAGATTGATTGAAGGACAGGTTCGATACATCATTGATGCCACCAAGTATGGAAATGTTTCTCGGTTTATCAATCATAG TTGCTCACCAAATCTTGTGAATCATCAAGTTCTTGTGGACAGCATGGATTGTCAGCGTGCTCACATTGGTCTCTATGCCAGTCAAGAT ATAGCTATGGGTGAAGAGCTGACTTATGACTATCGATATGAACTACTGCCTGGACAAGGGTATCCATGTCAATGTGGAGCTTCCACATGCCGGGGCCGCCTTTACTAA